DNA sequence from the Pseudomonas sp. MPC6 genome:
ATCATTACCCGGGCCCGGCGTACCGGCGGCGTGGCCGCCCAAGCCGGTAACGCATCGGTCGCAGCCTGAACTGCCTCTTCTACTTCCTTTACGGTCGCCAGGTTCAGCTGCGCACTCTGGAACCCCGTCGCCGGATTAAATACTGCACGATTGCGCTCACCGCGACCAGTTACTACTTTGCCATTAACATAGTGCCCTAACTGATTCATTAGTTATTATCCTTTTGAGTTGGCATCACATTTACGAATTTTATGGGTTGAGTGTCTGGCTCACCGATAACTTCATCGCCACGATTAGTAGTTTCACCGTAACGCTTGAGAGCAGGAGGCTTAAGGCCTTCATAGAGCTTTTCGAGCCTGACATTAACCGCACGTTCGTGCTTTACAAAAAGGCTGTTGCCTTCACGGTCGTTATCCACGATAAAGGGACCGATTTCATCAACTTCAAAAATCCACATCGCCTGTGCAATACCATTTTCTTCCAGCCAGTGCACATCTTTAACACGGGTAATACCACGACCGAGCAATGCGCCAGCGCCATAGCCCACGGTTGAGAGATAGCGTGCACCGTTGGGCATAAAGACGTCTCGGTAAGCCTCTTCCGGCATTCCGCCCTTGCCGATAATGATTTTTGCACCCGAGGTTTCGAACCAGCTTTTCATCCATTTTCCGAAGCGAAAACTGGCAGTCGCTGTTACAGCCCCCACATCGTAACCACCTTCTTTATTCAGGCTTGCTGCCGGAGAACAATGGAAGTTGACATTGGAAATTGATCGGATATCAACGGGCAGTTCTTCTCCGCTTTCCAGGACTTTTTTGTAAACGCCTTCCCGGGCGGTATAGATTGTGCCTGTCAGATAGACAATATCGCCCTGCTCCAGGTTATCGACATCTTCTTGGGATACGGGCACCTGCAATTTTACAACTCTCATATTGCTCATCAGATACCCTCCCGCCGATAGAAGTCGGTGAACCATTGCGGGTCATCCCTGAATTCAACCCGGCCATCGCTATAGATACGCGCAGCGGCGCGGCGGGACGAATGACAGAACGAATGAATGCTCATGGGCATGCCGCCGGTATGGGTGTATGCCACTTCAACATGGCAGTCGATGACCAGCGTCTTGCCTTCAAACCCCATGGGGCCCATGCCGATGCTGTTGCCGAGGTCCTTGAGCTCTTGCTCCAGCTTGGCGACATCCGGATCCGGGTTAACATCGCCGACAACGCGC
Encoded proteins:
- a CDS encoding fumarate hydratase C-terminal domain-containing protein; translation: MSNMRVVKLQVPVSQEDVDNLEQGDIVYLTGTIYTAREGVYKKVLESGEELPVDIRSISNVNFHCSPAASLNKEGGYDVGAVTATASFRFGKWMKSWFETSGAKIIIGKGGMPEEAYRDVFMPNGARYLSTVGYGAGALLGRGITRVKDVHWLEENGIAQAMWIFEVDEIGPFIVDNDREGNSLFVKHERAVNVRLEKLYEGLKPPALKRYGETTNRGDEVIGEPDTQPIKFVNVMPTQKDNN